The genomic window GGGAGATGATGGGATTAAAACCACTTAAAATAGGCAAACACACGATTAAATATCCAATTTTTCAAGGCGGTATGGGTGTTGGTATTAGCTGGGATAGGCTCGCTGGAAATGTGTCTAAAGAGGGCGCACTTGGCATTATTAGTGCGGTAGGCACTGGCTATTATCAAAAAATGCAATTTGTTGAGAAAATCACTAATTCTAAGCCCTTTGAAGCAATTAATTTTTATTCTAAACAGGCTTTAAATGAAATTTTTAAGAATGCGCGTAAAATTTGTGGCAACAATCCTCTGGGGGTAAATATTCTCTATGCCATTAATGAATATGGTCGTGTGGTGCGTGATGCGTGCGAGGCAGGGGCAAATGTGATTGTAACAGGAGCTGGGCTTCCCACAAATATGCCAGAATTTACAAAAAATTTTCCCGATGTCGCACTCGTGCCTATTGTGTCCTCTGCTAAAGCACTAAAAATTATTTGCAAGAGGTGGGTAGATAGATACAAGAGAATGCCTGATGCAGTCGTGGTTGAGGGTCCCCTAAGTGGAGGACATCAAGGATTTAGCTATGAGGACTGCTTCAAGGAAGAATATCAGCTCGAAAATGTGCTGCCGCAAGTTGTGAGTGAGGCAAAAAAATGGGGCAATATTCCAGTTATTGCCGCTGGCGGTATTTGGGATAGAAGTGATATTGATAGAATGCTCGCCTTAGGAGCGAGTGGTGTGCAAATGGGGACAAAGTGGCTTGGTTCTTTAGAATGCGACGCCCTTGCATATAGGGACTTAATGCCACATATCACCAAAGATGATATTGAGCTTATCAAGTCTCCAGTGGGTTATCCTGCTCGCGCAGTGAAAACAGGTGTGCTTGAGGCAATGGCAAGAGGCGATGCACCGAAGATTCGATGCATTAGTAACTGCGTAACACCTTGTCATAGAGGTATAGAGGCAAAAAAAGTAGGTTATTGCATAGCAGATTCTTTGGGACGTGCCCATAATGGCGATAGGGAATATGGCTTATATTTTACGGGAGCAAATGGATATAGAATTGAAAAGATTCAACCAGTGAAAGAAATCATCGCTGAATTAGTCCAAAACTAGGGGTGTGAATGTTGCGGATTGTGGCAAGTTTATGCCTTATATTTTTGTGCCTGTATGGTGAGCATCGCATTGTAAGAATGGTGCCTTTTGGCGATAACAATGTAAAAATTGTCTTTGCAAATGATATTAGCAACCTCACTTGGCAAGTCAAAAAACTACAAGAGAATAAGAGTTTTATCGATTTTGAGGCAAATCTCACTATTCCGCGCCGCAATTTTATTTTTAAAGACAATTCTGCCTTGCAAGTAGCGCAAAATACACCAAAGATTGTCCGTGT from Helicobacter typhlonius includes these protein-coding regions:
- a CDS encoding nitronate monooxygenase, translated to MGLKPLKIGKHTIKYPIFQGGMGVGISWDRLAGNVSKEGALGIISAVGTGYYQKMQFVEKITNSKPFEAINFYSKQALNEIFKNARKICGNNPLGVNILYAINEYGRVVRDACEAGANVIVTGAGLPTNMPEFTKNFPDVALVPIVSSAKALKIICKRWVDRYKRMPDAVVVEGPLSGGHQGFSYEDCFKEEYQLENVLPQVVSEAKKWGNIPVIAAGGIWDRSDIDRMLALGASGVQMGTKWLGSLECDALAYRDLMPHITKDDIELIKSPVGYPARAVKTGVLEAMARGDAPKIRCISNCVTPCHRGIEAKKVGYCIADSLGRAHNGDREYGLYFTGANGYRIEKIQPVKEIIAELVQN